One Segatella copri genomic window carries:
- a CDS encoding fimbrillin family protein: MKAIKFFAISAMAAAMITSCSSEDELSQSNYPSDNIIRVTAGVNNAKTRAEGAGTPLEKPLSLTVVNKNENATLAKKYTYVNKVFTKDDNGAWNCSETLLWQKDTQPVDIVAFAPAPNGKFNGVYAEGSTQPIQSITYSVADDQSTSSDNNDLLYYYAKDFKPGTSLVDKKLSIQFNHAFCMIDIVVTLGTEFNKPEVLKESPIVKVTLGGTKIEASVNVTNAASVVTASEEAAATDITTTKGSFTPAENADKKADPEKNAISRFSCIAIPQTVGANTFKVSLMTAGKLYEWTSAEPVELKSGYRYTLNLSMGNDVVLLKGGSISATPWTEITSDKPLETD; this comes from the coding sequence ATGAAAGCTATCAAGTTTTTCGCAATATCAGCCATGGCTGCAGCCATGATTACCAGTTGCTCTAGCGAGGACGAACTGTCACAGAGCAATTATCCTAGTGATAACATCATCCGCGTTACTGCAGGAGTGAACAATGCCAAGACTCGTGCTGAGGGAGCAGGCACTCCACTGGAGAAGCCTTTATCTCTGACCGTGGTGAATAAGAACGAGAACGCCACTTTGGCTAAAAAATATACCTATGTTAATAAGGTGTTCACAAAGGATGATAATGGAGCTTGGAACTGCTCAGAGACACTGCTTTGGCAGAAAGACACGCAACCCGTAGATATCGTGGCTTTTGCTCCGGCTCCAAATGGCAAATTCAATGGTGTTTATGCTGAGGGAAGTACCCAGCCTATCCAGTCTATAACTTATAGCGTGGCTGACGACCAGTCTACATCGTCTGACAATAACGACTTGTTGTACTATTATGCAAAAGACTTCAAGCCTGGCACAAGTCTCGTGGATAAGAAGCTGAGTATCCAGTTCAACCATGCTTTCTGTATGATTGATATCGTTGTGACTTTGGGAACCGAGTTCAACAAGCCTGAGGTTCTTAAAGAATCCCCTATCGTAAAGGTGACCTTAGGAGGAACCAAAATTGAGGCAAGTGTAAATGTTACAAACGCTGCTAGTGTCGTAACAGCCAGCGAAGAAGCTGCTGCTACCGACATTACCACCACCAAAGGTTCCTTCACACCGGCTGAAAATGCAGATAAGAAAGCAGATCCAGAAAAGAACGCCATCTCACGTTTCTCTTGCATTGCCATCCCACAGACCGTTGGAGCCAACACCTTCAAGGTGTCTTTGATGACAGCCGGCAAGCTCTATGAATGGACTTCTGCAGAACCAGTCGAGCTGAAGAGCGGCTACAGATATACCCTCAATCTTAGCATGGGTAATGATGTGGTATTGTTGAAGGGTGGCAGCATCTCCGCTACTCCATGGACAGAAA